GGTGGCGTCTTCGTTCGGCTGGGTCATGTCGTTATAATCGAAATAGAGCGTCAGCTTGCCGATGTCGGAATCGTGGACGAACTTGGCATTGGCCTGCCAGCCGCCCTGCCGGCCGTTGAAGTCCCAGGCACGGGCGCGCTGACGCGCACCCGAAATGTAGGCCCGGTTGGCCCCGCCGGCGCCGAAGCCGCCGCTGTCGACCCGAACGAAGGTACGTGACGTGTCGTAGCTGCCGATCGTCTGGCCGAAGCGAATGCCGAAGGCGTCGAGCGGATCCGACGAATAGGTCTCGACGGTGCCGCCGAGATTGCTGTTCGACGCGGTGGCGAGATCGCCTGCGCCGGTCGACACGATCACCCGCTCGACATTCTCCGAGATCACCGCCCGCTGCGGCGACAGGCCGTTATAATTCCCGTAGCTCTGGTCACCGAGCGGGATGCCGTCCATCGTATAGCCGAGCTGGTTGGCGGCGAAGCCATGGATGAAGAGCTGCGCATTCTGCTCGTTATAGCCCCACGGATCGGCGGTGATGTAGAGCACGCCGGGCAGCGTCTGGATCGCCTTCAGCGGGCTGATGCCGGGCAGGATCTTCTGCATCTCAGTGCCGGGCAGAACCACTGCGGTGCGGGTCTGCCGGCCGGTGACGACGATCGCCCCCTCGGTCGCCTCGTCGGCTCCCGCCGCCGCACCCTCGTCCGCGGCCGCCGAAGCTTCCGTTCCGGCAGCCTCCGCCGAGGTCTCGGCCTCTCCCGCCGTTGCGCCGCTCCCTGCGCCCGGAAGCGCCAAAGCCGGCGTCGCCTGCGCGAGCGCGATCGCCAGAGCCGAAATCGAAACGGACGGACGTAGCATGATCTTCTTCCCCCTCTTGCTGCACCGCAAGATGCAGCCCGGGGGCGAGCGTTAGCGCGCTTCTGCGCGGGTCCGGTGACGGCACAATGGCAGTTCGATGACTCTGGCGCACGGGATTGTGACGGCGGTGCCGGCGGTCTCTCGCCCGCTAGAGGGGGCCCGAACGTTGGCGGTCGCCGATCTCCGCGCCCAGCGACAATCGACACCATTCCCCATCGACCGCGGCATCGAGCGGACACACGCCGTGTCCACATGTTCCGCCTTTCTCGGCGGTCCGCCGCGGGCAGGAGTTCGAACATGGCAATACCGGTCACCAACCCCAACAAGGCGCTTTGGGAGCAAGGCGATTTCACCCGCATCGCGGCGACCATGCGCGAGAGCGGCGAGGCCTTCGTCGAGACGCTCGGCATCCGCCCCGGCCTTGCCGTGCTCGATCTCGGCTGCGGCGACGGCACCTCCGCGCTTCCCGCCGCACGCCGGGGCGCGGACGTGCTCGGAGTGGACATCGCCGCCAATCTGGTCGCCGCGGGCAGGGATCGCGCGCGCGCCGCGGGCCTCGACAATCTGCGCTTTGAGCAAGGCGATGCCTGCGATCTGAAGACTCTCCCCGATGCCGACTTCGACCTCGTCATCAGCCTGTTCGGCGCGATGTTCGCTGCGCGCCCGCACGATGCCGCCCGCGAGATGGTGCGAGTCACCCGGCCCGGCGGCCGCATCGTCATGGCCAACTGGATCCCCGGCGATCCGACCCTGGTCGCCCAGATCCTCAAGATCAGCGCTGCCTACACGCCGCCGCCGCCCGAAGGCTTCGTCAGCCCGATCCTGTGGGGGCAGGAGGAGCATGTCGTCGACCGCTTCGCCGCGGCCGGCATCGCGCCCGCCGACATCGGCTTCACGCGCGACGAATGGGTGTTCCGCCTCAATGGAACGCCGGCGGACCTGCTCGACCTTTTCCGCACTTATTACGGCCCGACCATGAACGCCTATGCCGCCGCCACCAAAGCGGGACGCGACGCCGCGCTCCATGCCGAGCTCCTCGACCTGTTCGAGAGCCAGAATCGCGGCGGCCCGGGCACAACGGAAATTCCAGCGACCTTCCTCAGGGTAACCGCCGCGAAGCGCTGATTTCCTGCGTTTAGATCGGTCAGTTCGCCGCGCCGCGGAACTGGGCGGTGACCGCAAGCCCGCTTGCCGTCTCGACGGCGGCGACCAGCGCCGCGGCCGGGCCGGTGCGGACCTCGCCCTCCTCGTCCAGCCAGGCGAAGCGCCCGTCCCGCGCCTGATCGAGGCAGGTCAGCGCGATCGATGGGCGAACGGTGAGCCGCTCTGCCGCCGCGGCGACGTCGGCTGCGATCCGCGCGCCGAGTCGGGCGGGCGAGAGCAGACCGAAGCGAAGCGTTTCCTGCCAGGTATTGGGCCGGTTGGTCGGGTCGTCGACCGCATAGAAGGCATCGATCGCCCGCTCGTCCTCCATCGGCCCGCGACCGTGGCGGGTGAGGTAGCAACGGCTGACGTAGAACGCATCGAGCCGGTCAATGCCGGCGTCCTGGGCGATCGCGACCATGTTGGCGAGCCCGGTGTTCGCCCGGGTCACGTGCGGGAAGCCTAACGCGTTCTGATCGAGCAGCAGGCCCTGCGCCGCCTCGAAGATCGGCGCGCCGAGCGCAGCCACGCCGCCATCGGCGCACGGCGTGACGGCGTCGGCGAAGGCCCGGCACTCCGCGAAGAAGCGCGCGAGCACTGGCTCCGCCCGGGCCTGGGCAAGCGGCCCTGCGCCGGGATCGAGACCGAGCGCAGCGCAACGCCGCGGCAGCCATTCGTCGCGCACCGCCTGCAGCGCCGACGCCAGCCCGTCGCCGCCGAGATCGCCGACGGCAAGGCCGAACGGAGTCTCCTCGCAGCGGCCGACCGTCTCGCCCAAGCCTAATCCGCAGCTGCCATGCCGCCCGCCGCCCCGCGCCTGCTCGAGCGCCTGGTTGACCATCATGTCCCACGGCGTCGTCACCCAGCCGCGCGGATCGGCGGTGACCAGCGGCGCCGCGCCAAGTCCGGCCAGAGCCGACCGCTCCTCCGCGAATAGGATCGGGTGCGAGACCATGAACCGCGACAGATGGGTTCGGACGCCGCGCAGGGTGCCCGATCCGAAATGGTGGAAGACGTGGCGGCGGCCCTCGATCGCCACCGTGTGTCCGGCCTGGGCGCCGCCATTGCTGCGCACCACCACCGCCTCCGGCCCCGGCGCACCGGCCAGCGGGGCGGCCAGCCAGTCGACCGTCCGCCCCTTGCCTTCGTCGCCGTAATTGGCCCCGATCACGGCACGCATCTCAGGCGCGCGCCATCCAGGGCAGGCGCCGCAGCGCCGCCGGCACCAGCCCGCTCGCCCGCGCCGCGCCGCCGCCCGCCGCACCACAAGCGGCGGTCCGGCCGACCGTGCGCTCGATCGCCGCAACGATTGTCTCGGCGAGCCGCGCCGGATCGGGCAGATGGATCACCCGTCCGGGCAGGATCGCCTCCCACGAGGCGCGCACCCGCTTCATGTTGCGGGCGGCGTAGCTGCCGTCGACGATGATGTGGAACACCTCGTACCCCGCGCTGGCCAGCCGCACCGCCTCGCGCCCGGAGAGACCGCGGCGCGCGTCGACGCCGAGGATACCGGCAAGCTGGTCGCGCTCTACGCCGTCCAGCACCGGCTCGTCGCCGACGGTGAACAGGAAGCCCTTGCCGCCCCTCTTCTCCGCAGCATCGTGGACCGTTTTCAGGCCGGCAAAGGCATGCGCGAGGCAATAGCTCTCGCCGTCATTGCCGCCGCCACCGCCCTCGAGCCACAATTGGCGCAATTGCTCGATGATTCGGAGGTCGGCCTCGAACTGGGTGACCTGCAGCGGCGCCCGGTCGTAAAAGGCATCGCCGATCGCCATCGCCAGGACGTGCGGATCGCTGACCGGCCGCCGGTCGAGCAGGGCCGTGAACGTCTCGTTGAGGCCGCGCACCACCAATTGCTCCGCCAGCATGCCCATCGATCCGGTGACGTCGACCCCGATGATGATCGGAGTCGACTCCGGATTCTCGGCGCTGTCGCGGGACTCGCGAAAGGCGATGCGCGCGGGATCATAAGCGGCGTCCATGCCGCGTGCGCCGAACAATTCCGCGCGGCTGCGCCCGTGAACGGCACTGGCCGCATAGGCCTCCCAGTCGCGATTGCTCCAATTGCCGTGTCCCATCTCTCGTCTCCAGGCTTCGCCGCAGCGACCGCCGCTCCGGCTCGGAATAAGATGTACTTTGCATTTTAAACGTTAAGATGCAAGTCGTATTTTATGGTCGAGACATTCGAGAAGCCGATCCTCACCGTGGACGTGGTGCCGCTCACCCTCAGAGAGGGGCGCTTGTGCGTGCTGCGCGCGGCGCGAACCGCCGAGCCGTTCGCCGGCCGGCCGGCGCTGATCGGCGGCTATGTCCATGTCGACGAGGACCGCCATCTCGGCGAGACGGCGCGGCGGGTGCTCGCCGCCAAGGCGGGGCTGCGCAACCTCTACGTCGAGCAGCTTTCGACCTTCTCCGGCGCCGATCGCGATCCGCGCGGCTGGTCGGCGAGCGTCGCCTATTTCTCCATCTCCCCGGCCGAGGCGCTCGGCGACGCGCTAACGATGCCGGGCCTCGAGCTCGCCCCGGTTGAATCGGCATCGGGGATGCCGTTCGACCACGATCATATCCTCGCCGCGGCGCTCGCCCGGCTCCGCGGCAAGGGCGCCTATTCGGACCTGCCGGCGCGCTTCCTCGGACCGGAATTTACCCTCGCCGAGCTCCACCGCGTCTACGAGATCGTGCTTGGGGAGCCGCTCAACGTCGATGGCTTCCGCCGCAAGGCGATGGAGCGCGATTTCCTCGAGGAGACCGGCGACAAGCGCCGCGAACCCGGTGCCAACCGCCCGTCCCTCCTCTACCGGCTGAAACAGGGCTATGCGGTGTTCGACCGGCGGGTGTGACCATCCCTCGCCAAAGCCGGGTGACGAACCCCGCCGCCGAACGACCGCGCCGACGATTTTCCCCATCCAGCCCTTGCCGGAGGCGGCCAGGGGGTGGCCCTTCTTCTAGCCTTCCGGCCCCCGACGCTCTTCAGAGGCTCACCACCTGGACGAGGAGGATCGCCGCGCCGGGCTCGCCGGTGGCGAGCGCGGGCGAAATGCACAGCCACGACCCCAGCAGAAGCGGTGCCGCAGTCAACAAGGAGGCTGCGGCAAGGAGCGGGGTCAGCATCGAGCCGCCTCTTGCCGCCGGCCGCTCCGCGGTCCGCCCGCGGGGCGGTGCCGGGCGCTCGTCTTCACTGTTGCTCACGCTACGTCTCCTGCCGCGTCATCCCGCGCAGCCCGGCCGTTTTCCGCTTTCGCGAACCAAGCGAAAAGCGCTAAGTTCAGCTGACTTCATAAGTCTTTTCTTATGACGAGCTGCAACCGGAAACAGGCCGCATGAAGAGTCGGGAGCTCAAGGCCCTGATCGCCGTCGCCGAAGAGCTCCATTTCGGCCGGGCGGCCGAGCGGCTCGGCATGGCCCAGCCGCAATTGAGCGCGCTCATCCGGCGCATCGAAGCCGACACTCGGGTGACCCTCTTCATCCGCCGACCGCACGTCCGCCTCACCCATGGCGGCGCCGCCCTCGTCGACACCGCCCGCGAGATGCTGGCCGGCCTGGAGGCTGGGGTCCAGCGCGCCCGCGCGATCGCCGCCGGACGCGCCGGCCGGGTGAAACTGGGCTTCTCTCCGGTCGCGATGTGCAGCGACCTTCCCGAGATGCTGCGCAGCTTCGCGGAGGCGCATCCGGACGTCGAGCTCGATCTGTGCGAAGGCACGACGGCGCCGCTGCAGCGCCGGCTGGAGCAAGCCGCGCTCGACGTGATCATCACCCGCGAAGCCCCGCAGGACGAGACGACGGCGAGCCTGCGCTTCGCCTTCGACCATATCAACCTCATCCTCCCCGCCCGCCATCCCGCCGCCGCCGCCGCGGGCTCCGTCGAGCCGGGGCGCCTTCGCGGCGAGGCGTTCACCTTGTTTCCGCGCGCTGCGGCGCCCGAATATCATGACCGGATCATGCGCTGGGCGGCCGACGCCGGGCTCCAGCCCGTACTCAGCCGCGAAACCGACAGCTGGATGGCGAGCATCGCCTTCGTCGGTGCCGGCCTGGCACTCGCCTTCGGCACCGATTTGCTCAGCCGCATCGCCGTCCCGGGCATCGTCTATCGCAATCTGGCGGCCCCGCCGCTCGACGTCAGTTTCTGGATGAGCTGGCAGCCGGGCCGCCTCTCCCCCGCGGCGCTCCGCTTCGTCGAGCACGTCCGCGCCACCCGCCCGTAACAACGTTAACCGGGCGGGCTTCGCCGACGGTGGCCGCCTGGGCATGGGGGCGCGGTACCGCGGGAAAGCCGCGTCGCCCGTCAACCCTCTGTTTACCCTCTGGCGATACGCCATTCAGGTGGACACGATCGATTCTCGCGACGAAGAGCTGGTGGACTGGAAGGTCCATGCCCGCACCCGTACCCAGCTCGGCCCCGCCTTCGTGCGGATCCTCGGCTATTTGCGGGAGGATGGCGACAAGTCGGTCGAAAGGATCGAGGATGCGATGCACCGCAAGGATGCCACCGGCCTCGTCCTGCCCGCCCACACGGTGAAGACGGAGGCGCGCCAATTCGGTGCCGAGCCGCTCGGCGCGCTCGCCGAGGAGATCGAGTTCGCCGCCCGCCGCGCGATCGAGGGCCATTATTTCCCCGACGACCTCGTTCCCCAGGTGGCGCGGCTGCGGCCGCTCTACGCGCGCACGATCGAGCTGCTGGAGCGCGACGCCAACCCGCTCTGCCAGCGCACGCCCGCCCGCGCCGCCGGCGCCTGATCGGCCGCACCCACGGCGCCGCCACGGGGCCGCTCTCAAATCGCAGCGGAGACGAGGCTCGCCAGCAGATGGGCGAAGGCATGTGCGATCATCGCCGCCTCCAGCCCATTCCGCACGTACAGCAAGCCAACAGGATTCCGGGCAGCGCATTCGCCGCCAGCACCGCGACGACCACGCCCGCATGCGCATCCGGCGCGATCAGGAACAGCAGCGGCAGATGCCCCGCCGCGAACAGCCCAGCCGCGGCGATGATCGCCACTGCCGCCGCCGCCCGCGGCAGCCGCTCGGGGCGCCCGGCCACTCTCCAGCCGAGCCACGCGATCAGCGAAACCAGGCCCCAGCGGGTGATCAACTCCTCGACGATGCCGCCGTAGAGCAGCTTGGCCGCGAGCGGCAGGTCGAACGATGCGGAGGCGCCCTGCGCGCCCGCACCTGCGATCAGCCGGTCTCCGACCGTGATGCCGTAGAGCACCAGGATCGCAGCGACGGCGACGCCGACGATCAGAGCGGGAGGAAGCTGCCGGCGAAGGATGGCAAGAGCGCCCTTCGGTTGCAGCCAGGCATCGACCAGCGGCGCCCCTAATCCGATCCGCCGCGCCGTCAACTCGCCGACGAGCAACGCGATCGCGGTCAG
The nucleotide sequence above comes from Sphingosinicella sp. BN140058. Encoded proteins:
- a CDS encoding type II CAAX prenyl endopeptidase Rce1 family protein, with protein sequence MRRWQVLLAAGAIGVASLLLVPFESLVPEPIPPFTLRLLAIINPALLTAIALLVGELTARRIGLGAPLVDAWLQPKGALAILRRQLPPALIVGVAVAAILVLYGITVGDRLIAGAGAQGASASFDLPLAAKLLYGGIVEELITRWGLVSLIAWLGWRVAGRPERLPRAAAAVAIIAAAGLFAAGHLPLLFLIAPDAHAGVVVAVLAANALPGILLACCTCGMGWRRR
- a CDS encoding adenylosuccinate synthetase — encoded protein: MRAVIGANYGDEGKGRTVDWLAAPLAGAPGPEAVVVRSNGGAQAGHTVAIEGRRHVFHHFGSGTLRGVRTHLSRFMVSHPILFAEERSALAGLGAAPLVTADPRGWVTTPWDMMVNQALEQARGGGRHGSCGLGLGETVGRCEETPFGLAVGDLGGDGLASALQAVRDEWLPRRCAALGLDPGAGPLAQARAEPVLARFFAECRAFADAVTPCADGGVAALGAPIFEAAQGLLLDQNALGFPHVTRANTGLANMVAIAQDAGIDRLDAFYVSRCYLTRHGRGPMEDERAIDAFYAVDDPTNRPNTWQETLRFGLLSPARLGARIAADVAAAAERLTVRPSIALTCLDQARDGRFAWLDEEGEVRTGPAAALVAAVETASGLAVTAQFRGAAN
- a CDS encoding NUDIX hydrolase; its protein translation is MVETFEKPILTVDVVPLTLREGRLCVLRAARTAEPFAGRPALIGGYVHVDEDRHLGETARRVLAAKAGLRNLYVEQLSTFSGADRDPRGWSASVAYFSISPAEALGDALTMPGLELAPVESASGMPFDHDHILAAALARLRGKGAYSDLPARFLGPEFTLAELHRVYEIVLGEPLNVDGFRRKAMERDFLEETGDKRREPGANRPSLLYRLKQGYAVFDRRV
- a CDS encoding LysR family transcriptional regulator, with amino-acid sequence MKSRELKALIAVAEELHFGRAAERLGMAQPQLSALIRRIEADTRVTLFIRRPHVRLTHGGAALVDTAREMLAGLEAGVQRARAIAAGRAGRVKLGFSPVAMCSDLPEMLRSFAEAHPDVELDLCEGTTAPLQRRLEQAALDVIITREAPQDETTASLRFAFDHINLILPARHPAAAAAGSVEPGRLRGEAFTLFPRAAAPEYHDRIMRWAADAGLQPVLSRETDSWMASIAFVGAGLALAFGTDLLSRIAVPGIVYRNLAAPPLDVSFWMSWQPGRLSPAALRFVEHVRATRP
- a CDS encoding class I SAM-dependent methyltransferase; this encodes MAIPVTNPNKALWEQGDFTRIAATMRESGEAFVETLGIRPGLAVLDLGCGDGTSALPAARRGADVLGVDIAANLVAAGRDRARAAGLDNLRFEQGDACDLKTLPDADFDLVISLFGAMFAARPHDAAREMVRVTRPGGRIVMANWIPGDPTLVAQILKISAAYTPPPPEGFVSPILWGQEEHVVDRFAAAGIAPADIGFTRDEWVFRLNGTPADLLDLFRTYYGPTMNAYAAATKAGRDAALHAELLDLFESQNRGGPGTTEIPATFLRVTAAKR
- a CDS encoding Hpt domain-containing protein, which gives rise to MDTIDSRDEELVDWKVHARTRTQLGPAFVRILGYLREDGDKSVERIEDAMHRKDATGLVLPAHTVKTEARQFGAEPLGALAEEIEFAARRAIEGHYFPDDLVPQVARLRPLYARTIELLERDANPLCQRTPARAAGA